The Persephonella sp. IF05-L8 genome contains a region encoding:
- the moaA gene encoding GTP 3',8-cyclase MoaA: MMQEITYLRVSVTDKCNLKCFYCRPDNSEFVPHEEILRYEEIARLVKAMTKYGLKKVRITGGEPLVRPQLEELVRMLREIPEIKDISLTTNGITLAKHAEELRKAGLDRLNISIDSLKPDLFYQITKGRLEDVLEGIRVSKELGYNPIKVNAVIVKGLNEDEALDFVEFGAEYGVEVRFIEMMPIGGELINWSEEKVKPLDEIKQKIEEKYGKLIPAISIGSGAARVYKVPKLNTKVGFITPISNPFCDGCSKLRLTAEGHIKLCLRTDEEIDAKPVIRNGTDEELDRFIKKVIVEKELSNQKILKSGYAFSDCRRIMTSIGG; this comes from the coding sequence ATGATGCAGGAAATAACATACCTAAGGGTTTCCGTCACAGATAAATGCAATCTCAAATGTTTCTACTGCCGTCCTGACAATTCAGAGTTTGTTCCCCATGAAGAAATCCTGAGATACGAGGAAATAGCAAGACTTGTAAAGGCAATGACAAAATACGGATTGAAGAAAGTTCGTATAACAGGTGGAGAACCCCTTGTAAGACCACAATTAGAAGAACTGGTCAGAATGCTAAGAGAAATTCCGGAAATAAAAGATATATCCCTTACCACAAATGGAATAACACTGGCAAAACATGCAGAAGAACTGAGAAAAGCCGGCTTAGATAGACTGAATATTTCCATAGACAGCCTAAAGCCAGACCTATTTTATCAGATTACAAAAGGTAGACTTGAGGATGTCCTTGAAGGCATTAGAGTATCAAAAGAACTGGGATACAACCCAATCAAAGTAAATGCAGTTATTGTAAAAGGTCTAAACGAGGATGAGGCTCTGGATTTTGTTGAGTTTGGAGCAGAATACGGGGTGGAAGTCAGATTTATTGAGATGATGCCAATAGGTGGAGAGCTTATAAACTGGTCGGAAGAAAAAGTCAAACCCCTTGATGAGATAAAACAAAAAATAGAAGAAAAATACGGAAAGTTAATTCCAGCTATATCCATAGGAAGTGGTGCAGCAAGAGTTTACAAAGTGCCTAAGCTCAACACAAAAGTAGGATTTATTACTCCTATATCAAATCCCTTCTGTGATGGCTGTTCTAAACTCAGACTAACAGCAGAAGGACATATAAAGCTATGCCTCAGGACAGATGAGGAGATAGATGCAAAACCTGTAATTAGAAATGGAACAGATGAAGAATTAGATAGATTTATAAAAAAAGTTATAGTAGAAAAAGAACTTTCAAACCAGAAAATCCTAAAATCAGGCTACGCATTCTCAGACTGCAGAAGAATAATGACAAGCATAGGAGGATAG
- the rsmG gene encoding 16S rRNA (guanine(527)-N(7))-methyltransferase RsmG, with the protein MIQKLKELAEKNGIYLNENQLKKFEKYLELLSKWNRVYNLTSIRKKEEIITKHFLDSLTLVKVFERTDISVEGKKIADLGSGGGFPGVPVKIYYGNKIDMYLIEAVQKKCIFLEMLRRELELDYKVLCDRAENINQKFDIVLSRATGDTFDVLKWGKDLLKEGGYLIIMKGKKVEEELKPYTLSMKFVGLPERKFVIIQKS; encoded by the coding sequence ATGATACAAAAATTAAAAGAGTTAGCAGAAAAAAACGGAATATATCTAAATGAAAATCAGTTAAAAAAATTTGAGAAATATCTGGAGCTATTATCCAAATGGAACAGAGTTTATAACCTTACTTCAATTCGTAAAAAAGAGGAAATAATCACAAAGCACTTTTTAGATAGTCTCACCCTTGTTAAAGTTTTTGAAAGAACAGACATATCGGTAGAAGGCAAAAAAATAGCTGACCTTGGTTCAGGTGGGGGATTTCCCGGAGTTCCAGTAAAGATATACTATGGAAACAAAATTGATATGTACCTGATTGAAGCTGTTCAGAAAAAATGCATCTTTCTGGAAATGCTTAGAAGAGAACTTGAGCTGGATTATAAGGTGTTGTGCGACAGGGCAGAGAATATAAACCAAAAATTTGATATTGTTCTGAGCCGTGCCACAGGAGATACTTTTGATGTTTTAAAATGGGGAAAAGACCTGTTAAAAGAAGGTGGCTATCTGATTATCATGAAAGGAAAAAAAGTTGAAGAAGAGCTAAAACCATATACTTTATCCATGAAATTTGTAGGATTACCTGAAAGAAAGTTTGTAATAATCCAGAAATCCTAA
- a CDS encoding N-glycosylase/DNA lyase encodes MIPAKEEVEKAKQEVEKYVNQRISEFKALKEKNLTTFDFRPFVDIEPYQADIFSEACFCILTANSSAVMGIKIQKEVGIKGFKEYPFEKLFEIIRKKGHRFAAQRTERIIRLREQEDFLLSIAKEQNGKEAREKLVKAIYGYGYKEASHFLRNIGFDDVAIIDRHISRFLFEKGLVKPRKTITKKVYLECEEALEKIAADIGLTQAELDLYIFYIKTGKVLK; translated from the coding sequence TTGATACCTGCTAAGGAAGAAGTAGAAAAAGCAAAACAGGAAGTAGAAAAATACGTTAATCAAAGAATATCAGAGTTTAAAGCTCTAAAAGAGAAAAATTTAACCACATTTGATTTTAGACCATTTGTTGATATTGAACCTTATCAGGCTGATATATTCTCAGAGGCATGTTTCTGCATTCTGACTGCCAACTCATCCGCAGTAATGGGAATTAAAATCCAGAAAGAAGTAGGCATAAAAGGATTTAAAGAATATCCTTTTGAAAAACTATTTGAGATTATCAGAAAAAAAGGGCATAGATTTGCTGCCCAGAGGACAGAAAGGATTATAAGATTAAGGGAACAAGAAGATTTTCTGCTGAGCATTGCCAAGGAACAAAATGGTAAAGAAGCAAGGGAAAAACTGGTTAAAGCTATATATGGATATGGATATAAAGAAGCCAGTCATTTTTTAAGAAATATAGGTTTTGATGATGTTGCTATTATTGACAGGCACATATCCAGATTTCTGTTTGAAAAAGGTCTTGTAAAACCAAGAAAAACCATAACCAAAAAAGTTTACCTTGAATGTGAAGAAGCCCTTGAAAAAATTGCCGCAGATATAGGTTTAACCCAGGCAGAACTTGACCTGTATATTTTTTACATCAAAACAGGCAAAGTTTTGAAATGA
- a CDS encoding helix-turn-helix domain-containing protein, with the protein MIDLIQASKICKDEREKRGLSREDLHKITKLPVDIIRRLEEDESYLKKEPYAYFQMKILLNHFGINEELSRETPVEELKKEKEEKIEYQPRNSFFKFFKGVFGALVLILFTALSFSFKEKEEDRFVVFLSLLNSSPEENTKTTNNLDFERNIKNIRNIHLKAKNYVWITAYIDGKEKVIKLTKGQSVKLKFNKKIKFETIGNANNLIIIFDNKKVALNKKIIHNLFVDNEGVFYNGYNLAQEES; encoded by the coding sequence TTGATTGACCTCATTCAAGCATCTAAGATTTGCAAAGATGAGAGGGAAAAGAGAGGTCTATCCAGAGAAGACCTTCACAAGATTACAAAACTGCCTGTTGATATTATCAGAAGGTTAGAAGAAGACGAAAGTTATCTTAAAAAAGAACCTTATGCTTATTTCCAGATGAAAATCCTCTTAAATCATTTCGGTATAAATGAAGAACTTTCAAGAGAAACTCCTGTAGAAGAGCTAAAAAAAGAAAAAGAAGAAAAGATTGAATACCAGCCACGAAATTCTTTTTTTAAGTTTTTTAAAGGTGTTTTCGGGGCGTTAGTTCTTATTCTGTTTACAGCTTTATCATTTTCCTTTAAAGAAAAAGAGGAAGACAGATTTGTGGTCTTTTTATCCCTTTTAAACTCTTCTCCTGAAGAAAATACAAAAACCACAAATAATTTAGATTTTGAAAGAAACATAAAAAACATAAGAAATATACATCTAAAAGCAAAAAATTATGTATGGATAACAGCCTATATAGATGGAAAAGAAAAAGTTATAAAACTCACAAAAGGCCAGTCTGTAAAACTAAAATTCAATAAAAAAATTAAATTTGAAACAATAGGAAACGCCAATAACCTTATTATTATCTTTGATAACAAAAAAGTTGCTCTCAATAAAAAGATAATTCATAATCTCTTTGTTGATAACGAAGGAGTTTTCTACAACGGATACAATCTGGCACAGGAAGAAAGTTGA
- a CDS encoding epoxyqueuosine reductase QueH: MDKILVHICCGVDAIYALQKIKEEFPNSYIEGYFYDPNIHPEEEYELRWIETLRVCNQLGINCEKAEYDIQNWLTAVKGLENEPERGARCTVCHDVRLEKTAQRAREKGFNKITTVLMMSPKKDFQVLKSVGEKVASQYGLEFVAIDFRKGGGVEKMNKLSKESQLYHQNYCGCMFALFQQRNSEFVEELVSFGKGRLPGSREELLFIKQIRTFAEELGLPCTEKDFDFMNWRLISSVMKVNKKPVFHTVLWGSHSIKGILRAKISEILELEDKKVCFLNKSNTQIWILDTSLKEIPLEKPRNFTHPVFIVGNEIQLSIGDKVELQLKTKFDENGKSQNLYIGKDTATEFIDFWSDTLLDGSYGCDIEKIKNELIEHKKDIQDGNLQIRIFGAHTVGQLGKLSSQEKSLNLNYY, from the coding sequence ATGGATAAAATTCTGGTTCATATATGCTGCGGGGTAGATGCAATTTATGCACTACAAAAAATAAAAGAGGAGTTCCCAAATTCTTACATAGAAGGATATTTCTATGACCCTAATATACACCCCGAGGAAGAATATGAACTAAGATGGATAGAAACTCTTAGGGTATGCAATCAACTTGGAATAAACTGTGAAAAGGCTGAATATGACATACAGAACTGGCTAACAGCAGTTAAAGGACTGGAAAATGAGCCTGAAAGGGGGGCAAGATGCACTGTCTGCCATGATGTCAGACTGGAAAAAACAGCACAGAGGGCAAGAGAAAAAGGATTTAACAAGATTACAACTGTTCTCATGATGAGCCCTAAAAAAGATTTTCAGGTTTTAAAATCTGTAGGTGAGAAAGTAGCATCCCAGTATGGTCTGGAATTTGTTGCGATAGACTTCCGTAAAGGTGGCGGCGTTGAAAAGATGAACAAACTATCTAAAGAAAGCCAGCTATACCACCAAAATTACTGCGGTTGTATGTTTGCTTTATTTCAGCAAAGAAATAGTGAGTTTGTGGAGGAACTGGTTAGTTTCGGTAAAGGAAGACTTCCTGGAAGTAGAGAAGAACTACTTTTTATAAAACAAATCAGAACATTTGCAGAAGAACTGGGACTACCTTGCACAGAAAAAGATTTTGATTTTATGAACTGGCGTTTAATATCCTCTGTAATGAAAGTAAACAAAAAACCTGTCTTCCACACAGTTTTATGGGGTTCCCATTCAATAAAAGGAATACTCAGAGCAAAAATCAGTGAGATATTAGAACTGGAAGATAAAAAAGTATGCTTCCTAAATAAATCAAATACTCAGATATGGATTTTGGACACTTCTCTAAAAGAAATTCCCCTTGAAAAACCAAGGAATTTTACACATCCAGTTTTTATTGTAGGAAATGAAATACAACTAAGTATAGGAGATAAAGTAGAATTACAACTGAAAACTAAATTTGATGAGAATGGAAAATCTCAAAACCTGTACATAGGGAAAGACACAGCAACAGAATTTATAGATTTCTGGAGTGATACCCTTTTAGATGGTTCTTATGGCTGTGATATAGAAAAAATTAAAAATGAGTTAATAGAACATAAAAAAGACATACAAGATGGAAATCTCCAGATAAGAATTTTCGGAGCACATACAGTTGGACAGTTAGGGAAACTCTCTTCACAGGAAAAAAGTTTGAATTTAAATTATTATTAA
- a CDS encoding HNH endonuclease — MGEIIYQFGDEILKKIDDFENYAVSNKGYIYRGLKYGLLPEKYKEFRVKPFKNKQGFLQVQLSNKGKRKVFYVHRLVAQYFVPNPENYKYVVHIDGNRENNKASNLKWSSCPEKNERDYQEIFDLYAQGLSIYKISKQTGLSPQKIMKILGKKDILSISISPELKEKLVQKAKEKGITLNKLIEEILNQYTGEKNG, encoded by the coding sequence ATGGGCGAGATAATCTATCAGTTTGGAGATGAAATCCTGAAAAAAATAGATGACTTTGAAAATTATGCCGTTAGCAATAAAGGATATATCTATAGAGGATTGAAATATGGGCTTTTACCTGAAAAATATAAGGAATTCAGGGTAAAGCCATTTAAAAATAAGCAAGGCTTTTTACAGGTTCAGCTCAGTAATAAAGGGAAAAGGAAAGTTTTCTATGTTCACAGACTTGTTGCCCAGTATTTTGTCCCTAATCCTGAAAATTATAAATATGTGGTTCATATAGATGGAAACAGGGAAAACAACAAAGCTTCCAATCTAAAATGGAGTTCCTGCCCAGAAAAAAATGAGAGAGATTATCAAGAAATATTTGATTTATATGCCCAGGGACTTTCCATTTATAAAATCTCAAAACAAACAGGATTAAGTCCACAAAAAATAATGAAAATATTAGGCAAAAAGGATATATTAAGTATATCCATATCCCCTGAGCTAAAAGAGAAGCTTGTTCAGAAAGCAAAGGAAAAAGGTATAACCTTAAACAAACTAATTGAGGAAATACTAAACCAATATACAGGAGAAAAAAATGGATAA
- the corA gene encoding magnesium/cobalt transporter CorA — protein MIRLFIREEQNIRIENVEDLSRKCKHPEKVLWIDMISPTDEEIEWVSKEFEVEFPSKQEITEIEISSRYFEDEESITINAYYLITTEGETPFNETVTFILKKHHLITVRYRELKTFKELVKKLMMNPSAYEDGYYVFAGLLEIRIDTDADTLEFITREISKLSKIIFTGIDITEEIFESISYFEEMNMTIRENLIDKQRILSSLLKSYKVPREVREELRIMIKDVNSLIEYTTFNFERLDYLQNTFLGLLNIQQNQVIKIFTIMSVIFLPPTLIASIYGMNFQHMPELAWKYGYPFAIVLMIISALIPLYIFKRKGWL, from the coding sequence ATGATTAGATTATTCATTAGAGAAGAGCAAAATATACGGATAGAGAATGTAGAAGACCTGTCCCGTAAGTGTAAACATCCTGAAAAAGTCCTGTGGATTGATATGATTTCTCCCACCGATGAAGAGATAGAATGGGTATCAAAAGAATTTGAGGTTGAATTTCCATCTAAACAGGAAATCACAGAGATAGAAATCAGTTCCAGATATTTTGAAGATGAAGAAAGTATAACAATTAATGCCTATTATCTAATAACTACCGAGGGAGAAACTCCCTTTAATGAAACAGTAACATTTATCCTGAAAAAACATCACCTGATTACAGTCAGATATAGAGAACTTAAGACTTTCAAGGAACTTGTTAAAAAACTTATGATGAACCCAAGTGCATATGAAGATGGATATTATGTTTTTGCTGGACTGCTTGAGATTAGGATTGATACAGACGCAGACACTCTTGAGTTCATAACCAGAGAGATAAGCAAGCTTAGTAAGATTATTTTTACAGGTATTGATATAACCGAGGAGATATTCGAGTCTATTTCGTATTTTGAAGAGATGAATATGACCATCAGAGAAAACTTGATAGACAAGCAGAGAATTTTATCCTCGTTACTCAAATCATACAAAGTGCCCCGTGAGGTAAGGGAAGAACTGAGGATAATGATAAAAGATGTAAATTCACTGATTGAATATACTACATTTAATTTTGAAAGACTTGATTACCTTCAAAACACTTTTCTGGGACTGCTTAATATCCAGCAAAACCAGGTTATAAAGATATTCACAATTATGTCTGTTATATTCCTTCCTCCTACACTGATAGCAAGTATTTATGGTATGAACTTCCAGCACATGCCTGAACTGGCATGGAAGTATGGTTATCCTTTTGCAATAGTACTGATGATAATTTCTGCTTTGATACCACTTTATATTTTTAAAAGAAAAGGCTGGTTGTGA
- the flgK gene encoding flagellar hook-associated protein FlgK, whose protein sequence is MSSLFFSLSIAGQSLLTYKRAMDNVNKNMTNVYSEGYSRRVNHFADLPASSVYLKKIERVFDNSLFNRYITTNNQKTGYENYQDILQQIEDIYNDIQGSGFASELTDFFNSFNDVAVNPDDLAARYEVMSKAQALIGRIRNSYDTLINIKEKTSLSIKDSIGQLNDLLNQLAYVNKNIKFYSYDEVRLNEFLDERDRLVKEISSLIDVKVRINEDNTVDLFTAKGFDLLVFDQAAPITYDIDENNNPVVRVRGNDISSILENGKIGGYIKGIEKVNEAINQLNDFTTIFALTVNKQHRQGYDLNGNTDIDFFGIDPESSETTINAGNIVLNITDPKQIAAASDPAYTNSDNTNIKEIIDLQNDISGVLSSSEETDLLSDASITLGSITYTLNNVENYNLIKERSFHEFYSSEIVTPVSTELSHVKNLTEDSNFILDAIDQKIKEYSGVNIDEELINLTKLQRAYEASARIITVTDELLQTVLNLVK, encoded by the coding sequence ATGTCCTCATTATTCTTTTCATTATCTATAGCTGGACAATCTTTGCTTACTTACAAAAGAGCAATGGATAATGTAAATAAAAATATGACCAATGTGTATTCTGAAGGTTATTCAAGGAGAGTTAATCATTTTGCTGACTTACCTGCCAGCAGCGTATATCTCAAGAAGATAGAAAGAGTTTTTGATAATTCTCTTTTTAACAGGTATATTACCACTAATAATCAAAAAACAGGATATGAGAATTACCAGGATATTCTACAGCAGATAGAGGATATATATAATGACATTCAGGGTTCAGGATTTGCCAGCGAATTAACAGATTTTTTTAACTCTTTTAATGATGTTGCTGTTAATCCAGATGATTTAGCAGCACGGTATGAAGTAATGTCAAAAGCTCAGGCTTTAATAGGCAGGATAAGAAATAGCTATGATACCCTTATAAACATAAAGGAAAAAACATCTCTATCTATAAAAGACAGCATAGGGCAGTTAAATGATTTATTAAATCAGCTTGCTTATGTAAATAAAAATATAAAATTTTATTCCTACGATGAAGTTAGATTAAATGAGTTTCTTGACGAGAGGGATAGATTAGTTAAAGAAATTTCTTCTTTAATAGATGTGAAAGTTAGAATAAACGAAGATAATACTGTAGACCTATTCACTGCAAAAGGTTTTGACCTTCTGGTATTTGACCAGGCAGCACCTATAACTTACGATATAGATGAAAATAATAATCCTGTTGTTAGAGTTCGGGGGAATGATATTTCCAGCATACTGGAAAATGGAAAAATAGGAGGATATATAAAAGGTATTGAAAAAGTTAATGAAGCAATAAACCAGTTGAATGACTTTACAACAATATTTGCTCTTACCGTTAATAAACAGCACAGACAGGGATATGACCTGAATGGGAATACTGATATAGACTTCTTCGGAATTGACCCTGAAAGTTCAGAAACAACTATAAATGCAGGGAACATTGTTCTTAACATAACAGACCCAAAGCAGATAGCAGCTGCTTCCGACCCTGCTTATACAAACTCTGACAACACCAATATTAAAGAAATAATAGATTTACAAAATGATATAAGCGGGGTATTAAGTAGCTCTGAGGAGACAGACCTTTTGTCTGACGCTTCCATAACATTAGGAAGTATAACTTATACACTTAACAATGTAGAAAACTATAATTTAATAAAAGAAAGGTCTTTTCATGAGTTCTATAGTTCAGAAATAGTTACACCTGTATCAACAGAATTATCTCATGTTAAGAACCTTACCGAAGATAGTAATTTTATACTTGATGCAATTGACCAGAAGATAAAAGAGTATTCAGGTGTAAATATAGATGAAGAACTGATTAACCTTACTAAGTTACAAAGGGCATATGAAGCATCTGCCCGTATAATAACTGTAACAGATGAATTATTGCAAACTGTATTAAATCTTGTTAAGTAA
- the flgL gene encoding flagellar hook-associated protein FlgL: MRVPDISFFDTFIKYDRIREKDIERYTQQLASGKKILTPSDNIVDNVRSLRFKKLTADLQSYNRNIDLVKTSLDIAESTLRNIVETGQELRVDIVNILNTGVLDYEDAQIYKDFFQSMRDYIIKQANVTIGDTRIFGGVKSQVDPFDERGIYQGEFLDTTVPVAKGVELNTTFIGKDYLGTIPSGVWVDTNSNNLVDTNEVSYKIGIVKAIDDIIQIIDQGDISRLSAYFSDMGYTSPTDNIVGTGETGVFTISYGSTSFDVAYDDTMTLSDLVDAINSNPSNVDAEGNRLVEAFVFQDKDGVYRLGLSGQSPDINISVLDTSGSLQKRIGEVRRILDTFDKGFEQISQHRSMIGTQINVADNLKEINQQQIVELQDLISKLEDADYAGTIAELEKAKTAYEALLASISQNKDLSLLKYFG; this comes from the coding sequence ATGAGAGTTCCAGATATATCCTTTTTTGATACGTTTATTAAATACGATAGGATAAGAGAAAAGGATATAGAGAGATATACACAGCAACTTGCCTCAGGTAAAAAAATTCTAACTCCATCAGATAATATTGTAGATAATGTCAGGTCTTTAAGATTTAAAAAATTAACTGCAGACCTACAAAGTTATAATAGAAATATAGATTTGGTAAAAACCAGTTTAGATATTGCAGAAAGTACATTAAGAAATATTGTTGAGACAGGCCAAGAGCTCAGAGTTGATATAGTTAATATTTTAAATACGGGGGTTCTTGATTATGAAGATGCCCAGATATATAAAGATTTTTTCCAGTCTATGAGGGACTATATAATAAAACAAGCCAATGTAACCATAGGAGATACAAGAATTTTTGGAGGTGTAAAATCTCAGGTAGACCCATTTGATGAAAGAGGTATATATCAAGGAGAATTTTTAGATACCACAGTTCCTGTTGCAAAAGGAGTAGAGCTAAATACCACTTTTATAGGAAAGGATTACCTTGGTACTATTCCTTCAGGAGTGTGGGTGGATACAAACTCTAATAATCTGGTTGATACTAATGAAGTCAGCTATAAAATAGGTATAGTAAAAGCAATAGATGATATTATCCAGATAATTGACCAAGGGGATATTTCCAGATTATCAGCTTACTTTTCGGATATGGGATATACATCTCCTACTGACAATATAGTTGGTACAGGAGAAACAGGAGTATTTACGATTAGTTATGGGTCTACCTCTTTTGATGTAGCTTATGATGATACAATGACACTGTCTGATTTGGTAGATGCTATCAATTCTAACCCATCAAATGTAGATGCTGAAGGAAATAGGCTGGTAGAAGCCTTTGTTTTTCAGGACAAAGATGGTGTTTATAGATTAGGTCTTTCCGGTCAAAGTCCAGATATAAATATCTCTGTGCTGGATACTTCTGGCAGTCTTCAAAAGAGAATTGGGGAAGTTAGAAGAATATTAGACACTTTTGATAAAGGTTTTGAGCAGATATCACAGCACAGGTCTATGATAGGAACTCAAATAAATGTAGCTGACAATCTAAAGGAAATAAATCAGCAACAAATAGTAGAACTTCAAGACCTGATTTCCAAATTGGAAGATGCAGACTATGCAGGGACTATCGCAGAGTTAGAAAAAGCAAAAACAGCCTACGAAGCTCTCCTTGCCTCTATATCCCAGAATAAAGATTTGAGCCTTCTTAAATATTTTGGATAA
- the fliS gene encoding flagellar export chaperone FliS, whose translation MHRKGDGNMTNPYTAYTKNLDTVETKEELLIKVFEEIFSLLNIAIYAIEEKDTKTKAESLSKVSNAIAVLQASLDMEKGGDIAQNLYRIYEFCLEELLKANVSDDKEKISQVIEVLTPIYEGFKEAAKKVKE comes from the coding sequence ATGCATAGGAAAGGAGATGGTAATATGACAAATCCATATACTGCTTATACCAAGAATTTAGACACTGTGGAAACAAAAGAAGAACTCTTAATAAAAGTCTTTGAGGAAATATTTAGCCTTTTGAATATAGCCATCTATGCTATTGAAGAGAAAGATACCAAGACAAAAGCTGAAAGCTTATCAAAAGTTTCCAATGCAATTGCTGTACTTCAAGCCTCACTGGATATGGAAAAAGGAGGAGATATTGCCCAGAATTTATACCGTATTTATGAATTCTGTTTAGAAGAGCTGCTTAAAGCAAATGTTTCTGATGATAAAGAAAAGATAAGCCAAGTAATAGAAGTTCTCACTCCCATATACGAAGGATTTAAAGAGGCTGCAAAAAAAGTAAAGGAATAA
- the fliD gene encoding flagellar filament capping protein FliD, protein MAGEFYISGISGTGFDYQSYLAKYQELKMIPVNMLQADQTKLLAKQQALSAIKDKIEAFKDPIYSLSLNSTYETKKAVFSNPEVATATVTEDALETSYTLEVKQLAQANSFKVGTVNTITDTNAQITTSGALTINYLKDGVSTTFTVDYTNKTLNEIMNEINQSEDLQASIINLGSSSSPDYQLIITSKNTGLDNRILSIDDTSNPGDDTAGVFSEDTTKTFETIAAQDAEIVLNGITFTSSDNTFEDLITGVSLTVNDIGTTTLTIEKDNSQIEKALESIVNAYNELLDTVNAATDKDQPLAGEGSLNTMVSSIFRIISDGLGKYGLLDTVSDDAETTKGHIKINEEELNNFLDRSDAKDILQKFADTLENYINTYSDNVARMNQRYDDSIQDIDERIKSLTERVNKEIEMMRLKFARLEVYLSEMQSLQLRIQNFAAGLQTPDTNNA, encoded by the coding sequence ATGGCTGGAGAATTTTATATAAGTGGAATTTCTGGAACAGGTTTTGATTATCAATCTTATCTGGCAAAATATCAAGAACTTAAAATGATACCGGTTAATATGCTCCAAGCAGACCAGACTAAACTTCTTGCGAAACAACAGGCACTTTCAGCTATAAAGGACAAAATAGAGGCTTTTAAAGACCCTATATATTCCTTATCCCTAAATTCAACCTATGAAACAAAAAAAGCTGTTTTCTCAAACCCAGAAGTAGCTACAGCCACGGTAACTGAAGACGCCCTGGAAACCTCTTATACCTTAGAGGTAAAACAACTGGCTCAGGCTAACTCTTTTAAAGTAGGAACAGTAAACACTATTACTGATACAAATGCACAAATAACAACTTCTGGGGCATTAACTATAAACTATCTTAAAGATGGCGTTTCAACGACATTTACTGTGGATTATACAAATAAAACTTTAAATGAAATAATGAATGAAATAAATCAATCTGAAGATTTACAAGCCTCGATTATCAATTTAGGAAGTTCTTCATCCCCTGATTACCAATTAATAATAACCTCAAAGAATACAGGTCTGGACAATAGAATACTAAGTATAGATGACACTTCCAACCCAGGAGATGATACTGCTGGAGTTTTTAGTGAAGATACCACAAAAACATTTGAAACCATAGCAGCTCAGGATGCTGAAATAGTATTAAATGGTATAACATTTACAAGTTCTGATAATACATTTGAAGACCTCATTACAGGGGTATCTCTTACCGTTAATGACATAGGAACAACTACACTTACTATAGAAAAAGATAATTCCCAGATAGAGAAAGCATTAGAAAGTATTGTTAATGCCTATAATGAGCTTTTAGACACCGTCAATGCAGCAACAGATAAAGACCAACCTTTAGCAGGAGAAGGAAGTTTAAACACCATGGTATCTTCTATCTTTCGTATAATATCAGATGGATTAGGAAAATATGGTTTATTAGATACTGTAAGTGATGACGCAGAAACCACCAAAGGACATATAAAAATAAATGAGGAAGAACTTAACAACTTTCTGGATAGGAGTGATGCTAAAGATATTTTACAAAAATTTGCAGATACACTGGAAAATTACATAAACACTTATTCTGATAATGTAGCAAGAATGAACCAAAGATATGACGACAGTATACAAGATATAGATGAAAGGATTAAATCTTTAACAGAAAGGGTAAATAAAGAAATAGAAATGATGAGACTTAAATTTGCAAGACTTGAGGTTTACCTCTCAGAGATGCAATCTCTACAGTTGAGAATACAGAACTTTGCTGCAGGATTGCAAACTCCTGATACAAATAATGCATAG